The genomic region CTGGGTTTGATGATTATTTTTGCAATAATAACggcttataattaaaataattattcgaCCTTTTTAATTTCTATTCCAAACCAATAAGAAACAAACGGACAAAGAGAATATAACCACCATAGATAACACCGACACGTTTttaccacagaccaataacatataggataTAGTTTTTACAAAGGTCcgaatgagtttttttttaactggttttacggctctgggttctagcaaCGGATAAGAAACCGAAGAACAAGGCACAAAACAAGGAACATATATCGACAGAGCCATTAGTATCCAGTGCTGCCACTGCtaggtagcacgtctctggCCACTGCCAAGTGCATCTAGAGTAAAGGAATAGGTCACACTAACAAATGTAACCGTCTGGCAATACTTGATTGCTTTTGACATAATGACTTCAATGACTTTTGACACTGTCACATTTTAGAATGTCACTTTAATATAATTTCAACCTTGGTAGTTACATTTGAACAAAAAGCAAAATACCAGGACCttcataatatgtttaaaaaaaaatctacctaaGAACCTAACCAAGCGTGATAGGTAATAACTGATAAACTAACACGGTCGCGAATAATTTCAATGTCATGGaattgatttataattttattagctaTCTATTTATAGCtaggaatttataattattagggttcctatacttcaaaaggaaccctttaataggatcactttgttgtctgtctgtctgtccgtctgtcgtgtatggcaagaaaacctatagggtacttcctgttgaccatGGTCATGGTCATGGCCATGGTCAACAGGCAGGTAGATAGgaagttcttatagcacaaggaaaaaatccgaaaaccgtgaatttgtggttccatcacaaaaaaaaaaataaaggtgttttaattttcaaagtaagataactacatataccaaatggggtatcatatgaaagggcttttttaCCTGTACAaagtgtacattctaaaacatatttttatttatttttatgcaaaatagtttttttatcgtgcaaattgtcggaaaaaatacccgagtacggaaccctcggtgcgcaagtcgcACTTCGTCGGTTTTtattatgatagtgtttttacagagttcccacgggattttgaaaacctaaatccacgcttaCGAAGTCACTGCCAACAGCCTAGGGAATCGGCAGGATTCATACCTGCGATACCCAGGGGAGACGTAGGTTCGAACCCGGCCGGTTGCCGcaattattgataaaataagatcaataagatataatttttgaaaagagcaatcgccgatcttgttggttcttctcggtaggaaaggcattccgaaccagtggtagatgcttttgacgattcaaaagaacttataaaagtctaattgaataaaaatattttgaatttttaatttttaatgttaacAAAGGAAGAGCTGGCAATATATACggagaaaatttaatttttcccAAAAACAAAACCAATAAAATGCAATCTCACTTTCTAAAGTAAAACTCTCAATAAATGATTGaataaaagaataataatatagtgttaaaaatttatttaaaaaaaagtgctcatctacaaaaaataatacctagaaatagtaggtacctattttgagaAATTATTTTGGACGGATAGTTCACCTAGTTCAGAATctgtgtttaaaatatttttacttatttctataatatatttacccttgtttaatttaaaatatcaattgATATACTTATTTCTATACTCATCAAACAAATTGGCAACAATTTTCGCAACTGAACCCATTATTATGAAATTAAAGTAAGAATAGGAATGATTTTCCGCCATCTTAGCTGTTGATATATTTTGAATAGATTTTGTAAATACCGAAAAGTTAAattaatctaaaaataaactttatgcaTGCAAAGTATGTTCCTTGCAAACTATACTTTTGAAGTTGACATGAAGAGGTCACTGACTTTCCTATTCTTACTTGGATCAATATTACAAGTACGTTTAAATACCATTAAAAATCATTCATAATTAGACGCCAAATTGTTACACATATTATTTGATAtgtattttgaattaaatacctactttggaataattaatttacttaaataacgCAACATAATTTGAATAGTTTACAAAGTACATAAAGATAAAATATgaaatcaaagtcaaaaaaacaaatataatattacataatgtTGGACGGAATGGTTTCCTATTAAACGTGTACAAAGAGTTGTGTAAATTCACTCAATTAAgagaaaacaaaatgtgtgcATGCATCACTAAATAGTAATCactaaatagaaataaatgtatgtatattaaaactacttaaattacaattaatataatattttgtacaagTCACCAACTAAGATTTTTTCTGATAAAAACATTTAATAGAAGGTTGTTCAATACATTATGTAGtcatatttattattctagtgatagaagataaaataattacaatcgaGGCGCAAGATTTAATATCCGGGCTGCTGGCGAAGGTATTAAATAGCACCTACAGCATTATTCCCAATGCACATGTATATACTTAATACAACGTTCAACAATACATTTATGAATAGAAACATTTAAATAACtggatattatttatcaacCCATCCACCCACTTATTCATCCATACATTCATACatctatagttcgcgacaagtcgacatggcaattgggATATGAGGTGAGTAGTGCAGAGGGGGATGCCAGTCACACAATATTTTCTGAATAAACTACGACGCCTCTTCAGAAGGAGCAACCTGTTTCTGGAGAGGCACTATCGAACAAGCGAACATTATAAATTAACGTTGTATATTTTGctgcagtttttttaaatcctaagtTTGGTCCTGAAAATATTGACTGTATTATCAATTATTACAAAACCTTCGGTGGAACTACTCAGTTAATTAAAGGCTAGGACTAAAAATGACCATATTATAAGGCACACCTTTCAATTATATCCACTTCGACTTCAGCAACATTGGATTAGTATAGACACTATGTAAATGTAGAGAAATTCAAATTAATAcatctaatttttaataaattgccACCAATGTGCAGTTCgttcaaaaatatttgtattgagATTTCcaataatcattttatttcacATCTAAGTTTCTATGCCTGATAGTGTAAAATTGAATTTGGTGTTGCACCTTATTATGTTGGAATGTATGAAATATAAGTAAACAGGTCCATCCGGATTTTACAAGCATCAAATTAGGTTGAACTTAGAAATTAATTTGATGTATTGACAGGTTCTCCTGCAGATCTCATTTCGGATCtcatccctcagggaaactcttaacatagccctctccatagctcacTGAGCaaatttgaatttgtggacaaagtcatttgtcagtgtccatgtttcagcaccataggtgaggacgggaaagacacactggttaaagacttttgttttcaggcactGGGAAATTGACGAATCTATATCATCCACATCgtattatagttattaaaaatatgaaCGAAAAAGTTATTTACATATGTATGCCCTTTACACAGAGCAAAATTAACATCCCACTTTACTTCAGATACATTTTGCTTAAATGTAGTTTTTAGTTTATCGCAGACTTGTGGTGAGTCGCAAGAATCGCAAGAAGACACGACGCGACGGTTGCACATACATTTTCGGTACATAAAATGCGAATGAAGTCAAAAGTACGATACGACCACATCAGACGCGCCAACGAAATTTGCCTGACGAAAGCAACAGCAGCTAGGATGTTATGTTTTAACATTTTACGTGTGTTATCCTCTTGCGAATCTTGCTGTAATCTACGAtcaccttaataataatatatcaataGAACAAATGCGAAGGATTTTTATACACAGTGTATAGCATAACATGAGACCTATCAGGTATGACTTCCCACACACTATCTTAGCGTAATAGCAACGTCATCCACGCGAATTTAGGATGTCTTTTAAACCCGTGAGAATTCTTCGATTATtcggaataaaaaattaataagtatccTATTTCAATCTCCAGGATATACCTAAGCTGTGTCTATATGCCTTTTGTCAAGATTGGTTTAGTAGTTGAGCAATAAAAAGGTAGCAAAGCAGACAATcacattttcttatttattaagGCAGGTTTCATGTTATCGTACACGGACAGTAGCTTATTATAGTTCTTGCGTTTCAACGATACGCGTGGGTCATGTTTAAGTCATATCGCTATAAGTAAATGTGTGACTTAGGTTGAAATATATaaagcacactttgactttgcttagacttaagtttcaattaaaacgagacagatttatgccagataacgttgtctcgttttaacagtgtcttaagtctgagctaagtcaaaATGCGATCTCAGCTTGATTGGTCCCACACCCACAGGCACGCATACGTCTCACGCAATGTGCTTGTAAGAcgcaatagggatgatgactactagtcaatacagtgactttttatcaaacgtccaaacgctcgcttagtaggGGAAATTgcatgaaattcacagatgtgacgtcatagacatttgacataattgaacgtactttttttaattaaatcgataatttaaaatagttagcaaacttaaaactaacatcggacgtggattttacgaattttggaagttATTTAATGactcctaataaataatatattttagacATAGGCATTATCCCAATTGTATACGACCTAACCACAAGTAAAGCTCACGCGCgctcgtgaattgcaagaactataGATACTAGCAGGGGGGTGAAACTTCCATAGAACccactttattaaaataaatgtatggAAATTAGCGCCAGCTATAGGACATGTTTCTAAAACTAATTCAAAAATAGTTCTCAGGTTTCTAATAGATGGAGACACCTTGCATCTACTCGACGTATGTACTACGTCGagtgtttaaagttaaaacACTCGACGTACGTACGTTTCGCAACAGAATAAATCTTTAAcgttaaagatattttattctgTTTGGCGGATTAGAgcaaagaatattaatttttctttattatactaTAATAGTAAAAGTTCAAAACCTGGGTCTATACGTATAATTTATGTTCAAAACTAGTACAGCTCCATCTAGCGAGAGGTCTAGCGCCAATTGACGCTAGCGCCATCTATAGTTTGCGTtttgaatttctgaaaaattaCAACATAGAGTTGCATATCTATATCTGGTCTATACGTATAATTTATGGATACTAGTGTGAGCTTAGGTTGGTTTGTTACGCTTTTGATTCGTGTTCCATCTCGAAGCGCGTTTGGGATTCCTTTAGTCTCTTACGTTTCTTCAGTTGTATGTTCGCTTCTGTGAGGAACAGCGCGGCAGTCACGAGGCAGGCCACGGCACCTACCACGCCTAGGCCGAACGACCAccctataaaaattaataaatacctTTAAGTTTCGTAATCTAATTATTTAACTATAGTAGTTACTGGTTGATCCGACTAAGCTTCGTACAGGTGGATTTAGCTATGCCTTagacaaaataatatgaatatattattaacaataCACATCTTGAAATCAGCTTTGTTCATGGAGCGGTTTTCCTAATTTCGTCATTATTACGTGTTagtaatcatattattattgatatttacCTAAATAATTGTTAGCATGATCAGGCATCCATCCATCTGTATTTCCCAAAGAAGCAAACACAATGACTGCTATCCCGCCGCTTATGcctgaaataaattataacaccACTTGAAAATTCTTATTTGAACACATCAACAACTGATTCGCAGCGCTGGAATTTTGACATGTATCTTTTTCCAGTCATATTAAAACATCACTATTTAATCAATattagaatttaatttaatgtaagtattttgaTTTTCACATGGCGTTTAAGGTGGGCCGCAGACCGCAAACTGCGCTGGCCCTTAAGCAACTATCGGATGAGATAGGTAGTGATGAGAGTGAGAATAGATACTATTAACACCTTTATGCCTTTGACATAAGGGCGATGACGATTCGCTATCGCATGCGAAATGCTTCGGTGTGCTCACAGTAATGGCGTAAAGACGTTGATCTCTTTTCGCGTGCGAAAAACGTCGATGTTCCTACTTAACTTGAAATTTAGTACAACTTCTTACCTGCAGCTAACATTAAGAATCCTATGACTCTGATTATCATAACATATCGATTTTGATCGGGCCCGCAGCATAGGAAGAACACTATGACCAAAACTGTTGAAATCAACACGCCGATCAAACATAGGGTGAAAAATAATTGAGTTGCGATCATAAAACCTGAAACAAATATAGGATAGTAGTTTAGGTTTCTTTGAAAttcaatcattttttttttttttgggataaactTAATAAGTGTGATATTTAAGACTTGCTTAGTTAATAACGAATACTAACCTGGCAGCAGATACCCACGAATTTTATCGTATCCAGTTGTAAAAGGATCATAGACCCAACGACAGCCAACGAAAAATCGTCTTTGATACTGATCCAAAGGATCTGGCAGTGATCTGAAGCAGTGACTCCATAATCCCAGTCTAAAATAGAAACGACCGAGTCAACGCgatattttcgaaaaaaaatttgaaattattgcATTTGTCTATAACTAGATTTATTATCTACATAACTTATTTGTTAATGTGTAGAAATAACCGTACAATTAGGTCAGGGTTGCGTGTCAAAAGTCAAACTCAAAACGCAAGgatcatttcattttcaaagtttcaaattaaattaaaataaagactGAAACAAACAGAACATGCGACAATTTAACGTTCAACATATTTGAATACGTTATCGTCCCGGCACAAAGTTATCTTACAAGGAAGGAGGAAGGTTATCTTACAAGTGgcagatgcttttgacgattcaaaagtaggtatacttgtaaaagtctaactgaataaaaatattttgaatttgaactgtAGAAAATTCACACTGTGAAGTACGCATAAGGTCACGCTTATGTTGCTCTTGTAGGCCGACAATATCCCTGTAAACAGAGCAGGACTTTTCGCCGAGGCGAGCCCAATGGGTGTTGCGCAAGGGAGGCTCTGATGTGTTCGTAACagatcttaggctgagatctatagagtacactttgattttgctcagacttaagacattgttaaaacgagacagtgttataccgctgacataaatctgtctcgttttaacttaagacttaagcaaagtcaaagtgcgctctatagatttcgacCTTAGAATCTCCTAATATGCTCTCTGAGTGACCACCAAGGGAGTGTTAGTAGATAAAAATCTGTCAATGCCGTTGCGTACGTGCCAATGTCACGTGCTAGAGTTTGACCTGTTCTTTGTAAAACTAATCTAAGCTTGATGAATGATGCGTGTCAGTGAAACGTCACACCCTGCAGTTTCCGTCGTGCGTTGTGTTTGTTTCATGCTTTATTCTTGTTTTATGTTTCTaaatggtgatagtaaaaaatacaccgttgagtttgttgtgggctcttcgcagacctgggcgcgtttggaacccccaaagctttagttttttttaagtttacgtaatgagttatcaccactatatcatcttacaaatctaacaattatgACCATCAAAATgtgtactttgaataaatgattttgagtttgagttttgagttaaaaaaacataacataatattaatcaCCTGTCTAGCTTGGCTCCTCGTATCCTATAATCGCTAACGAGCCAACTGGGCGTACCGAACGCCAATGCCACAGTGACAAGGGCAATCATAAAAACAATGATCCCACAATTACCTGCCATACTTCTTTTCCTCATGGTTACTGTAACAATAGTAATTCAAACacctaatttataattaaattctAATCTAAGGTGTCAATGACCTTACTTTACAAAAATGGCTCTCGTCTGGTCCCACTCtaagttttcaaattatttcgAAGCTGGTaataaaatgaaagaaaaatcgACGTCGCATCACCATCACCGCCGGTGAAAACTATTTTCTCACTCTAATAGTTCCCTTCACCTCTGCTGGTGATTACCTACGGATGTTTTAGCTCACACTTGTGTCATAGACTTCGAGTCGCAAGCACTGAGTGAACACTCTAGAGTACTCTAGACTGAGACTACTTTCACCAAAAaatgtgtagaagctttgctTTTGTCCAGCCTCGCAGCAGTTGATTTTTTCTTTATCTGTCATTCTCATTAGCTTCTATACTTAATAGCTTTTATCACTTGATAAGCTATTAAAGTCAAGCTAGTGTTTTTTCCTTTACAAAAAGTTACATCCACACTAATGTATTTGGAAGCTGCATGCAGggtaaataaacaaacactgtTGGTGACAATGGGGCTTAATCATAACTGTACTGTATTTAATACTGATTCAGTGGTGTTCTAAGGTCTAAGAACATGATACCATTATGATAAACATACCTGCCATTAATCACAAAAGCCTTGGTACAAACCATTAATGGTGTTAGAGTTAAACTGAGGTTCATTTTACACAAAACAAGGTTGTGTGACTGTGATGAATAACAAACTTGAAATGTTTCGCAATCTTTGCTAAATGAATGGTAGACATACATTCAAAGTAACATATACAATGCTAAGATTTTCACACACGTTGCCTACTGTGAGAAATATTAACAAAAAGTACTTTTTATGTTTAACAGATACAGGAAAGGAAGCATTTtagcctttaaaaaaaaataagtaaaaatatgagcATATGATAAGCTtcaaatattttgataattgaaatcagaatctcaaaaaaaaaaaaacatattttttggtAAAACTGAAGTCTTTATaagtattactagatgatgccagcaacTACGTCTgggtggatataggttttttaaaaatgccttttattttctgggataaaaagtagcccacatgtttttaaaattcatcCTGAATCAAATGGAATCCCTGCTTGAGTAGTGCTTTAGGAAAATGGCATCTTTGTAATTTGCTACTActttggctagttaccatcctatcAGCAAAGCCAAATGATATAGCATTCTGGtatgatgctgtgtagaaaccggTAAGGGGCATGGGTGTAGCAGATACTGTCCTAATCCTTTGCTAAGTTATTtagctaccatcttagactgcagctTCACTTCTCACCAGGTGtaatcacagtcaagggctaacttgtaatggaatttaaaaaattggccTTGCTTAAACAACCTCTGAGTTTTTTGCAGATTTTAGTGGtaagtttatttagtttttagataAGATGTAATAGAATAGAAGTTACTATTCTATTTTTATCATATCAAAAGTTTTCTTATATTacttgaatattataatttataataaatgcaaaaaaatcagcTTGCTAGCGTTTCTAagaagtacttacctaaataatgCCTATAGCtattgtattttaattaaaattacaaaaattgaattaaattaataaaatttattgggCCCCCTTCAAGTTACTTGACACTGGCAAAGTACTAGACAGTCTAGCACTTCAAAAAGCCACGAAACAAGAAGAGAACAAGAAAAATTAACCAGAATCCTAGAATCAAATACAAAATGTCCAGCTTTGCCACCAGCTATAAAGTCGAATACTGTAGATTAATAGAAAATGCATACCTGAGTCGGCAGTAGCGATAATTTTCTCAAATATGATAGTCACTCAagattaaaactataaaaaaacaaaaaatgtttccaaACAAACTTTTAGATTCTGAAACAGAAGCACCAAACTTTAAGTTTTTATCATTTAACTATAGTAATTTACTAGGTATATTTCTAAACAGTTAAAAACAATCTTTACACTGAACAGAACACCTTGTTGAGTTCACAAAACACGATGATAGTCGATAAAATTACAAAAGTTTTAGTAACAAGTAAAGCGGCGACCTAACGACATTGGATTCATTTTATTCTGTTCTGATTCTGAATTTGGGTGGAGTCAAACCAGTGTTACACTTACGATTTTGCATTTACCCTAGTTTCTGTAGATATTCAGTATTCACCCTATATACATAAAATTAGCCGTATTGCCGTTAAATAGGGTGAAATCCCTATAAATGGAAACACTCAGACAAACCACAGAACACCAAGTCAAGGATAGGTAATCATTCATAGTTCCCATGGACACGCCTCATGCTTGCGGCAAATAACAAGGAATGGCAAACAATGGGCAAGGGTGTGGACGGGTGTTTGcgtatgtatgtttatgtttACCAATCGGGCAAACTCTTTTCAtaatcaaaaaccggccaagtgcaagtcagactcgagggttccgtactcgagtatttttccgacattttgcacgataaatcaaaaactattaggtagatatgcataaaaatttataaaaattggttttagaatgtacaggcagggcaaagccctttcatattataccccacttgatatttatcgtacctatttgaaaatatttacttatttgttcatgaacacatattaatttttttgtgatgtaaccacaaattcacggttttcggatgttttccttgtactataagacctacctacctgccaaatttcatgattctagataaacgggaagtacctaactaccctaaaggtttccttgacagacacgacagacgaatagatagacagacagacgaacaatTGTTTCAAAGTGATATAAAGGTTCCGTtcctccttttgaggtacggaatcctcaaAACATATTTAGGCTTCGCCTACACTCACTTGACTTACATAACCGTTGATCCACCCGGCAGAatgtttttatatattaaacttactaataattacataattatgtatgtaggtattacttctggataaagtaggtagcttcttattagtgaaagaatcattattattagtcaTAATCGGTTTAGTAGTGTCAGAGTTTATCGCTACAAGCATATCTTGcttctttataaaattataaataatacagTCAAGGCCTtgtcaataggtaggtacctccacccgcgacttcatccgtgtgggtttaggtttttaaaaatcccatgggggTTCTTTGATTTTATGAGACAAAAGTAAGCTCCAATAATGGAATTAAGCTATTTTTGTACGTCTACTGCCTAAAATCAGTCAAGCAGGCAGACACACTATCGTATTTACCTATAGAATTAAGTGTATCAGTTTGGATAAGATgggtaatatttattttgttttgttttttctaGTCTTTTTCGAACCAACGGATAGAAGAAAAGCAATTAAACCATTTCATGGAAAACATAGTATAACATATGCTTCGCCAAATTTGATGGAACTTAGAGCTATGGCAAACTTTATGAATCCTGATATTAACGTTATGAAAACAAATGAATTGGATGAAGTTGTTGAACTTTCTAAagttatattaaaatgtgtcaGAGTACTCATAGTAACAAGAGGATCCAAAGGTGCTATTACGATCAAACGTATAAATAATAAGTTGGAACCATATGTTAAGGAGTTGGATGTACAAGTATATCCCgccaaaatattaaataccgtTGAGAATGTTTCAGGAGCAGGAGATTGCTTTGCAAGTGGTTTCATACATGGTATCCTCCAAAACTTACAAGAATCTCAAAGTATATCCATTGGGTTTGAAACTGCGAAGCAAGCACTGCTTATTAAAGAAACAGTCCCGCTTAAATTTAATATGTCAAGactcaaaaaccaaaaataaagtTTCGTATCGCAAGTCGTAAGTCACTATTTGTATGATCTATTTACGTCATTCTCGTTAaatgaaaaaaccggtcaagggcgagtcaggcctcgctcttttatggttccgtataatataataataaattatgaacatgaaatatttcttttccgtgCAAGTAACTATATcacaataaaccgtgaaagaaaaccccaaaaaatgctcgtttgttttggtcacatctacaaactattttataaatcgttgttttcagtattttttgtttaaatacagtatttaTGGTAACTACAtgatataccgaaatttcatattcctaactagttagTTTAGTTTACAATAATCATATTGTCCGATTTTTAAAGTTGTGTACAACGTGCCTTACAATAAGTTCAATGTAATATAAAAaaggtggacttcgtctgtgatggcgtttgctggcgcgcgtgctgtgattgtttggaatgttttttttttgttaagagtggctggtttttgtgttagttggtgttttttggtggtggaactgactgggaagcgctctaaaggggcgccgcacgtatgtcggcgggcgctggcgcagacggagtccatacttgtataaattcaataacttgaaaatatcacaaacttgacattggctaatcagagtaaagccaggtttaaagaaaaaaaaaaaaggtcaaaATGGCATAGTCTGTGGCAGATGTTAAAGCGGGATattcaaatacatattttattttcataataatattataatgaaggaattaaattaattaattaaagtcgGGAAAATCTgaagcttttttagggttccgtaactcaaaaggaaaaacagaacccttataggatcactttgttgtctatctgacCGTCcgtcgtctgtcaagaaaacctatagggtacttcccgttgccctagaatcatgaaatttggcaggtaggtagatcttatagcacaagtaaaggaataaatccgaaaaccataaatttctggttacatcattaaaaaaaattaaaaattgattaaattttcaatgtaagaaaactaactatacctagtgggatatgaaagggctttatctgtacattctaaaacagatttttatggataatagttt from Maniola jurtina chromosome 4, ilManJurt1.1, whole genome shotgun sequence harbors:
- the LOC123864442 gene encoding uncharacterized protein LOC123864442, whose protein sequence is MAVTMRKRSMAGNCGIIVFMIALVTVALAFGTPSWLVSDYRIRGAKLDRLGLWSHCFRSLPDPLDQYQRRFFVGCRWVYDPFTTGYDKIRGYLLPGFMIATQLFFTLCLIGVLISTVLVIVFFLCCGPDQNRYVMIIRVIGFLMLAAGISGGIAVIVFASLGNTDGWMPDHANNYLGWSFGLGVVGAVACLVTAALFLTEANIQLKKRKRLKESQTRFEMEHESKA